In the genome of Deltaproteobacteria bacterium CG11_big_fil_rev_8_21_14_0_20_49_13, one region contains:
- a CDS encoding DNA polymerase I has protein sequence MSDKVYLIDGTNYIFRAYYAIRHLSTSKGFPTNAIYGFTTMLLKLIRDEKPAHIAIVFDSGKPSFREEIFPDYKANREAPPDDLLPQFPHIPRVVHALNIPAVSIEGVEADDVIGTLAIKSVREGHKVVIVTGDKDFMQLVNDDISILDTMKEKLITPSEVVEKFGVEPSKVTDILGLAGDVSDNIPGVHGVGPKTALKLIKEFGSIENLIKNADKLEGGLRDKIKSGSKNAEMSKRLATIQTDVDIKIDSEDLILKKPDEKKLHDILKEFEFSTLLSELAPKSTISYERYRTIMTEVELDDLIKELKKAKIIAFDTETTSLDAMEAALVGLSFSWGEGLAAYIPVGHAGLDAAGQLDRTYVLERLSDIFSSKDIKKAGQNLKYDLAVLDKYHPEINGIEADTMIASYVINPAGSHGMDDLSQQYLDHTTIKYVELTGKGKNQKNFSDVEVAKASTYAAEDADVTLRLYHVLIKELKGQLKELYFDIEMPLMKVLLKMELTGIKVDLSLLNEMGRLFEKDLKELEKNIYKEAGREFNINSPKQLGVILFEEMGLTGGKKTKTGFSTDVDALTTLSHHYKIGRLILNYRSLSKLKGTYIDALPLLVDKRTGRIHTSYNQTVAETGRLSSSDPNLQNIPIRTKEGKRIREAFIAEKGCLLLSADYSQIELRVLAHMAGEESLINAFQAGVDVHSVTAAGIFGVKVKEVTKEQRAVGKTVNFATIYGQSAFGLSKQLEIDPGTAAEYIDNYFKKYPRVAKYREKILADAGKTGFVETLFGRRRYLPDVNSRNGGIRQIAERMAFNTVIQGTAADIIKMAMINIDRELEKVSPGTKMLLQVHDELVFEIPEKDLKCVEGFVKEKMERAVELNVPIVVDIAFGKNWAEC, from the coding sequence ATGAGCGATAAAGTCTACCTGATCGACGGCACGAACTACATATTCCGCGCCTACTACGCAATAAGGCACCTTTCAACATCGAAAGGATTTCCCACTAACGCTATCTACGGCTTTACGACCATGCTCTTAAAGCTCATTCGCGATGAAAAACCGGCGCATATCGCCATAGTCTTTGACTCCGGCAAGCCCTCGTTTCGCGAAGAGATATTTCCCGATTATAAGGCAAATCGCGAGGCGCCGCCGGATGATCTCCTGCCCCAGTTTCCGCACATTCCGCGCGTTGTCCACGCTCTTAACATCCCCGCTGTTTCAATAGAAGGTGTCGAGGCGGACGATGTCATTGGAACGCTTGCAATAAAATCGGTCAGAGAGGGACACAAGGTGGTCATCGTTACCGGAGATAAGGATTTTATGCAACTTGTGAATGATGACATAAGCATCCTGGACACGATGAAGGAAAAGTTGATCACCCCGTCCGAAGTTGTGGAGAAGTTCGGCGTAGAACCATCGAAGGTGACCGATATCTTGGGGCTCGCGGGCGATGTCTCCGATAATATCCCCGGCGTCCACGGTGTCGGCCCAAAGACCGCGCTCAAGCTTATCAAAGAATTCGGAAGCATAGAGAACCTTATAAAGAATGCCGACAAGCTGGAAGGCGGACTTAGGGACAAGATAAAAAGCGGATCAAAAAATGCAGAGATGTCCAAGAGACTTGCCACCATCCAGACAGATGTCGATATAAAGATAGACTCCGAAGACCTTATTCTTAAAAAGCCTGACGAAAAGAAGCTCCACGACATCTTAAAGGAGTTCGAGTTCTCAACCCTCCTCTCCGAACTCGCCCCTAAATCTACCATCTCCTACGAAAGATATCGGACGATAATGACCGAAGTGGAGCTTGATGATCTGATAAAAGAATTAAAGAAGGCCAAGATCATAGCATTCGATACGGAAACAACATCTCTCGACGCGATGGAGGCGGCGCTTGTGGGGCTTTCGTTCTCGTGGGGCGAAGGCCTTGCGGCATATATCCCCGTGGGTCACGCGGGGCTTGATGCGGCGGGACAGCTGGACAGAACATATGTCTTGGAAAGACTTTCGGACATCTTTTCATCGAAAGATATTAAAAAGGCGGGACAAAATCTCAAATACGACCTTGCCGTGCTCGATAAATATCATCCGGAGATAAACGGCATAGAGGCCGACACCATGATAGCCTCTTACGTCATAAATCCTGCCGGCTCCCACGGAATGGATGACCTCTCTCAGCAATATCTGGACCACACTACCATCAAATACGTAGAGTTGACCGGCAAGGGAAAGAACCAGAAGAATTTTTCAGATGTTGAAGTTGCGAAGGCCTCCACATATGCGGCGGAAGATGCCGACGTTACCTTAAGGCTCTATCATGTCCTGATAAAGGAGCTCAAGGGACAGCTCAAAGAGCTCTACTTCGATATCGAAATGCCGTTAATGAAAGTGCTTCTAAAGATGGAGCTAACGGGTATCAAGGTCGATCTTAGCCTTCTAAATGAGATGGGGCGGCTCTTTGAGAAGGACCTGAAAGAACTGGAAAAGAACATCTATAAAGAGGCGGGCCGTGAATTCAATATCAACTCGCCTAAGCAGCTGGGGGTCATACTTTTTGAAGAAATGGGGCTTACAGGCGGTAAGAAGACAAAGACCGGATTTTCTACCGATGTGGACGCCCTTACCACGCTCTCACACCATTATAAGATAGGAAGGCTGATACTTAATTACAGGTCGCTCTCTAAACTCAAAGGCACTTATATAGATGCGCTACCTCTGCTTGTGGATAAGCGGACGGGAAGGATACATACAAGTTACAATCAGACGGTTGCCGAGACGGGGCGCCTTTCGTCAAGCGACCCGAATCTGCAGAATATCCCGATAAGGACGAAAGAGGGTAAGCGTATCCGCGAGGCCTTTATAGCGGAAAAGGGTTGCCTGCTTCTAAGCGCCGATTATTCGCAGATAGAATTACGCGTACTTGCCCACATGGCCGGGGAAGAATCTCTTATAAACGCATTCCAGGCCGGGGTGGACGTTCATTCGGTCACCGCCGCGGGGATATTCGGCGTAAAGGTGAAAGAGGTGACGAAGGAACAACGCGCCGTTGGTAAAACCGTTAATTTTGCAACAATTTATGGCCAGAGCGCCTTCGGACTTTCAAAACAGTTGGAGATAGATCCCGGTACGGCCGCCGAATATATCGACAACTACTTCAAGAAATATCCAAGGGTGGCAAAGTACAGAGAGAAGATACTTGCCGACGCGGGTAAGACCGGTTTCGTCGAGACGCTCTTTGGGCGCAGAAGATATCTGCCGGACGTCAACAGCAGGAACGGCGGCATAAGACAGATAGCCGAGCGAATGGCCTTTAACACCGTCATCCAAGGGACCGCCGCAGATATCATAAAGATGGCAATGATAAACATAGACCGCGAGTTAGAGAAGGTGTCGCCGGGAACCAAGATGCTCCTTCAGGTTCACGATGAACTTGTTTTTGAGATACCCGAAAAAGATCTTAAATGCGTTGAAGGATTCGTAAAAGAAAAGATGGAGCGCGCGGTAGAGCTAAACGTCCCCATAGTGGTCGACATAGCCTTCGGCAAAAATTGGGCCGAGTGTTAG
- a CDS encoding porphobilinogen synthase, whose amino-acid sequence MKIRPRRLRGSAVLRKMVAETSISPDQLVQPAFIIHGKGIREEITSMPGQFRFSVDTIGNEAKEIKKAGIPSMLLFGIPEKKDEKASGAYAKDGIVQMSIAAIKEAVPEMYVITDVCLCEYMSHGHCGITKGHTVDNDPSLEMLAKTAASHAHAGADMVAPSDMMDGRVAAIRTMLDKEGFENTPIMSYAAKYASAFYGPFRDAAESAPKLGDRKTYQMDPPNVREAMKEIALDIEEGADIVMVKPALAYLDVIAKARERFDVPIAAYNVSGEYSIIKAAAKNGWIDEKRAIMEMLISIKRAGADIIITYFAKEIGCGMPK is encoded by the coding sequence ATGAAGATTCGTCCAAGAAGGCTTAGGGGCTCGGCTGTTCTTAGAAAGATGGTCGCGGAAACCTCCATTTCACCGGATCAGTTGGTTCAACCTGCCTTTATCATTCACGGCAAAGGGATCAGGGAAGAGATAACTTCAATGCCTGGGCAGTTCCGTTTTTCCGTGGATACGATAGGTAATGAAGCAAAAGAGATAAAGAAGGCGGGTATCCCTTCGATGCTCCTTTTCGGAATACCTGAAAAGAAAGATGAAAAGGCGAGCGGGGCCTACGCGAAAGACGGGATAGTTCAAATGTCCATTGCCGCCATCAAAGAGGCGGTGCCGGAAATGTATGTGATAACCGACGTCTGCCTCTGCGAATATATGAGCCATGGGCATTGCGGAATAACTAAAGGTCATACGGTTGATAATGATCCATCGCTCGAGATGCTTGCAAAGACCGCCGCTTCCCACGCGCATGCAGGCGCCGATATGGTGGCGCCAAGCGACATGATGGACGGTCGCGTTGCCGCGATCCGCACGATGCTTGACAAGGAAGGTTTTGAGAATACGCCCATCATGAGCTACGCGGCAAAATATGCCTCGGCGTTCTACGGCCCCTTCCGCGATGCCGCGGAGTCGGCGCCGAAATTAGGCGACCGCAAGACATATCAGATGGACCCGCCAAACGTCCGCGAGGCAATGAAGGAGATAGCGCTGGATATTGAAGAGGGGGCAGACATCGTCATGGTAAAACCGGCGCTTGCATATCTAGACGTTATTGCAAAGGCCCGCGAAAGGTTCGATGTGCCGATCGCCGCCTACAACGTCAGCGGTGAGTATTCCATAATAAAGGCGGCCGCCAAGAACGGCTGGATAGATGAAAAGAGGGCGATAATGGAGATGCTGATCTCCATTAAACGCGCCGGTGCCGACATTATCATCACCTATTTTGCAAAGGAGATTGGCTGTGGTATGCCGAAATGA
- a CDS encoding DNA-binding response regulator → MYKPVNLLIVDDDPAMTKVFEKMAKDEVWNVVTAASGTEAIDALNKFSIEVAVVDVALPGYSGMQVLEYVKKNRVPTEIIIMTGVGSVELAVQAIKTGAYDYFTKPFDDVNKVSKSISNAMEHHRLLQKLKKLERLENDEVSYEGIIGKSRRIQEVFEMIDSVAPTTSTILILGESGTGKELVAQAIHKRSRRHDKPFVVINCAAMPETLLESELFGHKKGSFTGAISDKKGLFEEANGGTIFLDEIGEVTPPIQVKLLRVLQEGEIKTVGDAISKHVDVRIIAATNKDLTRLVSENKFREDLYYRLNVIAVSLPPLRDRVEDIPLLVYHFIKKYSKKVGKNVAGCSVDTLMALQNYKWVGNVRELENVIERAIVLSTSDTIHARELSPRIMGESFYLTNDDVAHDFSQFNYQEAKEKAFIAFNRSYISSLLRQTKGNVSFAAARAGMDRSNFKKIVKKCELELEDFKDGNKEES, encoded by the coding sequence ATGTATAAACCGGTGAATCTTTTGATCGTAGATGACGATCCAGCGATGACCAAGGTCTTCGAAAAGATGGCCAAGGACGAGGTGTGGAATGTGGTGACCGCGGCGAGCGGTACGGAGGCTATCGACGCCCTCAACAAGTTCTCTATCGAAGTTGCGGTGGTAGATGTAGCCCTTCCCGGATATAGCGGCATGCAGGTCCTCGAATATGTGAAGAAGAATCGGGTCCCTACCGAGATAATAATAATGACAGGTGTCGGTTCGGTAGAACTTGCGGTTCAGGCAATAAAGACGGGCGCCTACGATTATTTCACCAAGCCATTTGATGATGTCAACAAGGTCTCCAAATCCATTTCCAATGCGATGGAGCATCACAGGCTTTTACAGAAGCTAAAGAAACTGGAGAGGCTGGAAAATGACGAGGTCTCATACGAAGGGATTATAGGAAAATCGAGAAGGATACAGGAAGTCTTCGAGATGATAGACAGCGTTGCTCCGACAACTTCGACGATACTTATCCTGGGAGAGAGCGGTACCGGAAAGGAGCTCGTTGCGCAGGCTATCCACAAGCGTTCCCGAAGACACGACAAACCGTTTGTGGTGATAAACTGCGCGGCGATGCCCGAGACCCTTCTTGAATCGGAGCTCTTCGGCCATAAAAAGGGGTCCTTTACCGGCGCCATTAGCGACAAGAAAGGGCTCTTTGAGGAGGCCAACGGCGGAACGATCTTTTTGGACGAAATAGGAGAGGTGACGCCGCCCATTCAGGTAAAGCTTCTTCGCGTCCTGCAAGAGGGCGAGATAAAGACGGTCGGGGACGCGATAAGTAAGCATGTGGACGTGAGAATTATAGCTGCGACCAACAAGGACCTGACAAGGCTTGTTAGCGAGAACAAGTTCAGAGAGGACCTTTACTACAGGCTTAACGTTATAGCCGTTTCTCTTCCGCCGCTTCGCGACAGGGTTGAAGACATCCCCCTTCTTGTTTATCACTTCATTAAGAAATATTCCAAGAAGGTCGGCAAGAACGTTGCGGGATGCTCCGTGGATACATTAATGGCGCTTCAAAATTATAAGTGGGTGGGCAATGTTCGCGAGCTCGAGAACGTCATAGAGCGCGCAATAGTCCTTTCGACCAGCGATACGATCCATGCGCGTGAGCTGTCACCGCGTATCATGGGCGAGTCGTTCTATCTTACAAATGACGATGTCGCTCACGATTTTTCCCAATTTAACTATCAGGAGGCCAAAGAAAAGGCATTCATTGCATTTAACAGGTCCTATATTTCAAGTCTTCTCAGACAGACAAAGGGGAACGTCTCCTTTGCCGCGGCGAGAGCGGGGATGGACAGAAGCAACTTCAAAAAGATAGTGAAGAAGTGCGAGCTTGAACTCGAAGATTTTAAAGACGGGAACAAAGAAGAGAGTTGA
- a CDS encoding DNA-binding response regulator: MKANILIVDDEIAIRKALEKFLASLGYHVFAVTSGEEALKVFGEEVIDLALIDLVMPGMNGVELIKKLKEADPKMVCIVMTAFGTITSAVETMKAGAYHYLTKPFELDDVASLVATGLEHKNLKEENRLLRQQLKSKYKFENIVGNSEELSGVYNLIEKVADSDSTILILGESGTGKELVARAIHYNSRRANMPLITVNCAAIPEELLETELFGHVKGSFTGAHATKPGRFDAANGGTIFLDEIGDMSLKLQVKILRVLQERKFEPVGSTKTHDVDVRIITATNRNLEEEVKKRQFREDLFYRLNVIPIKIPPLRERRSDIPLLVQHFIQKFNKENDRHIEGLSKAAMNVLVKYDWPGNIRELENLVERLVILKPAGMIEEVDIPLAFGNIKVNADSANKAVEAFRFDGSSNFRDAVENYEVDLIQKALEHTGYNKNKAAALLGLNRTTLVEKIKRKGINSNDV, translated from the coding sequence ATGAAGGCAAATATCCTTATTGTCGATGACGAAATTGCCATAAGGAAGGCCCTTGAAAAGTTCCTTGCGAGTTTAGGTTACCACGTTTTTGCGGTGACCAGCGGGGAAGAGGCTCTTAAAGTTTTCGGTGAGGAGGTGATAGACCTTGCCCTGATCGACCTTGTCATGCCGGGAATGAACGGGGTCGAGCTGATCAAAAAGCTCAAAGAGGCCGATCCTAAGATGGTCTGCATAGTAATGACCGCTTTTGGGACCATCACAAGCGCCGTTGAGACGATGAAGGCCGGCGCCTATCATTATCTAACAAAACCGTTCGAGCTTGATGACGTCGCTTCGCTTGTTGCGACCGGGCTCGAGCATAAGAACCTGAAAGAGGAGAACAGGCTCCTTCGCCAGCAGTTAAAATCAAAATATAAGTTCGAGAACATAGTCGGAAATTCGGAAGAGTTGAGCGGGGTCTATAACCTCATAGAAAAGGTCGCCGATTCCGACAGCACGATACTTATCCTCGGAGAGAGCGGGACCGGAAAAGAACTTGTTGCGCGCGCTATCCATTATAACAGCCGTCGCGCGAATATGCCTCTCATAACCGTTAATTGCGCGGCAATACCCGAAGAACTCCTGGAAACGGAACTTTTCGGACACGTCAAGGGGTCTTTTACCGGTGCTCACGCCACTAAACCCGGAAGGTTCGATGCCGCGAACGGCGGAACGATATTTTTGGATGAAATAGGCGACATGAGCCTCAAGCTTCAGGTCAAGATTCTGCGGGTGCTTCAGGAGAGAAAGTTCGAACCCGTAGGTTCGACCAAGACCCACGATGTGGACGTAAGGATAATAACCGCCACCAACAGAAATCTTGAAGAAGAGGTGAAGAAGAGACAGTTCAGAGAGGACCTATTTTACAGACTTAACGTCATCCCCATAAAGATACCGCCCCTACGCGAAAGAAGGTCCGACATCCCTCTTTTGGTCCAGCACTTCATTCAAAAGTTCAACAAAGAGAACGACCGACACATTGAAGGGCTTTCAAAAGCGGCGATGAACGTCCTTGTTAAATATGATTGGCCCGGGAACATTCGCGAGCTCGAAAATCTTGTCGAGAGGCTGGTCATACTAAAACCGGCGGGAATGATAGAAGAGGTCGACATACCACTAGCGTTTGGGAACATAAAAGTCAATGCAGACTCTGCAAACAAGGCTGTTGAGGCGTTCCGTTTTGACGGTAGTTCAAATTTCAGGGACGCTGTTGAGAACTACGAGGTAGATCTTATCCAAAAAGCGCTTGAACATACGGGGTACAACAAGAACAAGGCGGCCGCGCTTTTGGGGCTTAACAGGACGACCCTTGTGGAAAAGATAAAAAGGAAGGGGATAAATTCAAACGATGTATAA
- a CDS encoding hybrid sensor histidine kinase/response regulator, which yields MPTKSTNNNKGNARGNQFEKRLTELQQLLQVIERAKQMWQATFDAIRDPVVIISDDFDIERANIATSATAKADIKEMIGKKCYKVFAGSTKVCDGCPLPEALDNNKVSVSKLGNQIHKCDFEASAYPYPGGEVKSKAAVLHYRDITQEHRLQQELIQQEKMAAIGMLAGGVAHEINNPLGGILAFTQLIIRELKDGDPLLTDMEEIERAAVRCKKIVADLLDFSRASSGKDRQTLNMNLLVEKVVPFIKTELRSLNIELSLELKQGLPSVFGDANRLQQVFLNLLTNSCHAMTRGGKLIVRTSADPNYFIVEVEDNGHGISKENVSRIFDPFFTTKQPGKGTGLGLSVSYRIVKEHDGVIEVESKEGEGTKFIVKLPAIKEAG from the coding sequence ATGCCCACAAAATCCACAAACAACAATAAAGGTAATGCCAGAGGGAACCAATTCGAAAAACGCCTGACCGAGCTCCAGCAATTACTTCAGGTCATTGAGCGTGCCAAGCAGATGTGGCAGGCGACCTTTGATGCCATCAGAGACCCGGTGGTCATCATTTCCGATGATTTCGATATTGAAAGGGCCAATATCGCCACATCAGCCACGGCTAAAGCCGATATTAAAGAGATGATCGGGAAGAAGTGTTACAAGGTGTTTGCCGGAAGCACCAAGGTCTGCGACGGATGTCCGCTTCCGGAGGCGCTCGATAATAATAAGGTATCTGTCTCAAAACTGGGCAATCAGATACATAAGTGTGATTTTGAGGCCAGTGCATACCCTTATCCGGGTGGCGAGGTGAAGTCTAAGGCGGCGGTCCTTCACTACCGGGACATAACCCAGGAGCACAGGCTTCAGCAGGAACTTATTCAGCAGGAAAAGATGGCGGCCATCGGAATGCTTGCCGGCGGCGTTGCGCATGAAATAAACAACCCGCTTGGAGGTATACTTGCCTTTACCCAGCTCATCATACGCGAATTGAAGGACGGCGATCCATTGCTCACCGATATGGAAGAGATAGAACGAGCGGCCGTTAGATGCAAAAAGATAGTCGCAGACCTTTTGGATTTTTCACGCGCCTCATCGGGTAAGGACCGTCAGACCCTTAACATGAACCTTCTTGTAGAAAAGGTGGTCCCATTCATCAAGACGGAACTGAGATCTTTGAACATTGAGCTTTCGCTGGAACTCAAACAGGGGCTCCCTTCGGTCTTTGGCGACGCCAACAGGCTTCAGCAGGTCTTTTTGAACCTCTTGACCAATTCATGCCATGCGATGACGAGGGGCGGAAAACTTATCGTACGCACATCTGCTGACCCCAATTATTTCATTGTTGAAGTTGAAGATAACGGCCACGGTATTTCAAAAGAGAATGTTTCAAGGATATTTGATCCGTTCTTTACCACAAAACAACCGGGCAAGGGTACCGGTCTGGGCCTTTCTGTAAGCTACAGGATAGTGAAGGAACACGATGGCGTCATAGAAGTCGAAAGCAAAGAAGGGGAAGGCACTAAGTTCATAGTCAAACTACCCGCCATTAAAGAGGCCGGATAA
- the acpS gene encoding holo-[acyl-carrier-protein] synthase codes for MIMGIGADISSIMEFDDRFKDAASIFNKAHFTATELSYCASQISGRPAQHLAARYSAKEALIKALDQARGGKFSAIAPLLYTEIEVANDAEGRPFFALHGSLQKIAGQLGIENIHLSISHDNEYAIAFVIIE; via the coding sequence ATGATAATGGGAATAGGGGCAGATATAAGCAGTATAATGGAATTTGACGACAGGTTTAAAGATGCGGCCTCGATCTTTAACAAGGCTCATTTTACCGCGACAGAGCTCTCTTATTGCGCTTCGCAGATAAGCGGCCGTCCTGCGCAGCATCTGGCGGCGAGATATAGCGCAAAAGAGGCGCTGATAAAGGCGCTCGATCAGGCAAGGGGCGGAAAGTTTTCTGCAATAGCCCCGCTTCTTTACACTGAAATAGAGGTAGCTAATGACGCCGAAGGACGCCCTTTCTTTGCGTTGCATGGAAGTCTCCAAAAGATCGCCGGTCAGCTTGGAATAGAAAATATCCACCTTTCTATATCCCACGACAACGAATACGCCATCGCATTTGTTATCATTGAGTGA